From a single Thermodesulfobacteriota bacterium genomic region:
- a CDS encoding beta-phosphoglucomutase family hydrolase codes for MGGQFKAAIFDLDGVVVDTVPLHFKAWKRMFGEYGKDFTLQDYKEKVDGIPRSDGARAVLTDLSTEELLDAMDKKQNYFLEYLDAGEVPVFETTVELMKGLISKGIKIAVISSSKNSPYILEKTGVIKLLDTQLSGHDTTKGKPHPQVFLMAAERLGMKPEECVVFEDAVLGVEAAKRAKMLCVGVDRHSDPRGLKAADTVVSDLGEVNYDRLLSLFEEG; via the coding sequence ATGGGCGGACAATTCAAGGCGGCAATATTCGATCTCGACGGTGTCGTGGTAGACACGGTACCCTTGCATTTCAAGGCGTGGAAGCGGATGTTCGGAGAGTACGGCAAGGATTTTACCCTTCAGGATTACAAGGAAAAGGTTGACGGCATCCCCCGCAGCGACGGCGCCAGGGCCGTTCTGACAGATCTCTCCACGGAAGAGCTTCTCGATGCAATGGACAAGAAGCAGAACTATTTCCTCGAATACCTGGATGCGGGTGAAGTCCCGGTCTTCGAGACGACCGTGGAATTGATGAAGGGGTTGATAAGCAAGGGCATCAAGATAGCGGTTATATCATCGAGCAAGAACTCCCCTTACATCCTGGAAAAGACGGGGGTCATAAAACTCCTTGATACGCAGTTAAGCGGCCATGACACCACGAAGGGCAAGCCGCATCCCCAGGTTTTCCTTATGGCCGCCGAGAGGTTGGGCATGAAACCCGAGGAGTGCGTGGTGTTCGAGGACGCGGTCCTAGGGGTCGAGGCCGCGAAACGGGCAAAGATGCTCTGCGTGGGGGTCGACCGCCACAGCGACCCCCGGGGGCTTAAGGCGGCCGATACGGTCGTCAGCGACCTGGGGGAAGTAAACTACGATAGACTTCTATCCTTGTTCGAGGAGGGCTAA
- a CDS encoding glycosyl hydrolase family 65 protein has product MEDHFESYLSGIQWQIFETAWDPGVQNVCETQFTLGNGYVGSRGILEENPPGCRPGTFFAGLYEGTRALVPEIVNAPNPIDFRISVDGEKLGVVAMDVLDHKRTLDMRGGILTRRTVYSNARKKRFDYQSMRFFSMHDKNVAVMRIYVTPLDEDADLTITSAVDSSVVNKGLVTEGDKKHISVIEAGGSGDSNYLCVKTVEKGSLIAYASKVIVKKGRKTYAAPDWTFKLHLKKGETVCITNYLSFYTAPGASVEKTKRTALDSVAGSAKKGFDGLVREHRKAWEKRWKRANIEICGDPHVERAVRFNIYHLLIAATEECDDVSIGAKALTGEGYRGHIFWDAEIFCVPFFIYTEPAVARNLLMYRYHRLNEARKLAGERGFQGAMFPWESADTGEETTPSWYKDGSGKIQKVLTMEQECHITADIAYTTVHYFFATNDMEFMLRYGLEMVFETARFWASRVKYNGKKKRYEIKNVIGPDEFHEGVDNNAFTNLMAQWNLRVASKLYRTFHRRYPAEMKKLMGRIDLKASEFKVWREVASAIYVPTSKKTKIIEQFEGYLKKKKLPLPKPDHHSMPGYPENIHDIMATQYVKQADVVMLLFLLTDSFSMETRRKNYLFYEERTLHKSSLSASVHAAVGAEVREEDKACHYFDVAAYADLKDIYGNTDMGIHAASLGGVWQALVTGFAGIRIRKGVLSFDPRLPSHWKGFKISIRFRGFDISVDMDREKVSLYFRSRRKSEQLPVRVYGVSQRLPANKKVTFRKKRIKKVPYEIKDFY; this is encoded by the coding sequence ATGGAAGACCATTTCGAAAGCTACCTGTCAGGTATTCAGTGGCAGATATTCGAGACTGCCTGGGACCCCGGCGTGCAGAACGTCTGTGAAACACAGTTTACCCTGGGCAACGGCTATGTAGGCAGCCGCGGCATACTGGAAGAGAACCCTCCCGGTTGTCGTCCGGGGACGTTCTTTGCCGGCCTGTATGAAGGGACCAGGGCCCTGGTCCCCGAGATCGTCAACGCGCCGAACCCCATAGACTTCAGGATAAGTGTCGACGGAGAAAAGCTCGGCGTGGTGGCCATGGACGTGTTGGACCATAAGCGCACCCTTGACATGCGCGGCGGTATCCTGACCCGGCGCACCGTATATTCGAATGCGAGGAAAAAGAGGTTCGACTACCAGTCCATGCGTTTTTTCAGCATGCACGACAAGAATGTAGCGGTGATGCGGATCTATGTCACCCCTTTGGACGAGGATGCCGACCTTACCATTACAAGCGCCGTGGATAGTTCGGTCGTAAACAAGGGGCTCGTTACGGAAGGCGATAAAAAGCATATAAGCGTTATCGAAGCCGGGGGTTCCGGCGATAGCAACTACCTGTGTGTAAAGACCGTCGAGAAAGGGAGCCTGATTGCATACGCGAGCAAGGTCATTGTAAAGAAAGGCAGGAAGACATACGCCGCTCCCGACTGGACGTTCAAGCTTCACCTGAAAAAAGGGGAGACCGTATGCATAACCAACTACCTGTCGTTTTACACCGCTCCCGGCGCCTCCGTGGAGAAGACGAAGCGAACCGCGTTGGATTCCGTGGCCGGAAGCGCGAAGAAAGGTTTCGACGGGCTGGTCCGTGAGCACCGCAAGGCATGGGAGAAGAGGTGGAAGAGAGCGAATATCGAGATATGCGGAGACCCGCATGTCGAAAGAGCGGTACGTTTCAATATCTACCATCTGCTCATCGCCGCCACGGAGGAATGCGACGACGTGAGCATAGGTGCGAAGGCCTTGACCGGAGAGGGTTACAGGGGACATATATTCTGGGATGCGGAAATATTCTGCGTACCCTTCTTTATCTATACCGAGCCCGCCGTCGCACGGAACCTCCTGATGTACCGGTATCACAGGCTTAACGAGGCCAGGAAGCTCGCCGGGGAAAGGGGCTTCCAGGGGGCTATGTTCCCGTGGGAATCCGCGGATACCGGGGAGGAGACGACACCTTCATGGTATAAGGACGGAAGCGGAAAGATACAGAAAGTGTTGACGATGGAGCAGGAGTGCCATATTACGGCCGACATCGCCTACACCACCGTCCATTATTTCTTCGCGACAAACGACATGGAATTCATGCTCCGTTACGGGCTCGAGATGGTCTTTGAAACGGCGCGCTTCTGGGCGAGCAGGGTGAAGTATAACGGGAAAAAGAAGAGGTACGAGATTAAGAACGTGATAGGACCGGACGAGTTCCATGAGGGCGTGGACAACAACGCCTTTACGAACCTCATGGCTCAATGGAACCTGAGGGTGGCCTCAAAGCTTTACAGGACCTTCCATAGGAGATACCCGGCCGAGATGAAGAAACTCATGGGGAGAATCGACCTCAAGGCGTCCGAGTTCAAAGTATGGCGAGAGGTCGCCTCGGCTATCTATGTCCCGACTTCGAAAAAGACGAAAATAATAGAGCAGTTCGAGGGGTACCTGAAGAAGAAGAAACTCCCCCTGCCGAAACCCGACCACCACTCCATGCCCGGCTATCCCGAGAACATACACGATATCATGGCGACGCAATACGTCAAACAGGCGGACGTGGTAATGCTCTTATTCCTTCTGACCGACTCTTTCAGCATGGAGACCAGGCGGAAAAACTACCTCTTTTATGAAGAGAGGACGCTGCACAAGTCCTCCCTCAGCGCCTCCGTCCATGCCGCCGTCGGCGCCGAGGTGAGAGAGGAAGACAAGGCATGCCACTACTTCGATGTGGCCGCATATGCCGACCTGAAGGACATATACGGGAATACGGACATGGGGATACACGCGGCTTCGCTGGGAGGTGTGTGGCAGGCCCTTGTAACCGGCTTTGCGGGCATCAGGATCAGGAAGGGGGTCCTGTCTTTCGATCCCAGGCTCCCTTCCCACTGGAAGGGTTTTAAAATCTCCATCAGGTTCAGGGGTTTCGATATCTCGGTGGACATGGACCGGGAAAAGGTCAGTCTGTACTTCCGTTCAAGACGCAAGTCCGAGCAGTTGCCGGTCAGGGTTTACGGTGTCTCGCAGAGGCTTCCTGCCAACAAGAAAGTCACCTTCCGGAAAAAACGTATAAAGAAAGTCCCCTATGAGATCAAGGATTTTTATTGA
- a CDS encoding glycosyltransferase family 4 protein, with protein MNIAQIHWGFPPIIGGVETHLTILLPEFVKRGHKVGLLTGSVEGEKEEDDFKGVAVYRTPLLDLNWLVKRGLEGLEEEIAKTFNDFFDKVGPDIVHVHNMHYFSEAHAKILEETTSQRGIPLVLTAHNVWDDILFLKLTRGIKWSHIIAVSHYIKKELMGAGCEERNVTVVHHGIDTEFFSPDVKPTNILKKFPELEGRKIVFHPARMGMAKGCDVSIKAIRMVKEWFPDVLLVMAGTKNIIDWALTQEKEVGYFVDLVKIFDLKEHVFINAYSLQEMPELYSLAQICVYPSSVPEPFGLTMLESLSTGKPMIVTRTGGMPEIIQEDINGYLIGIKDFEALASRIGSLFTDDKTRERLGNTGRQTVRTHYTKKIMAKCHLDVYDRILSAK; from the coding sequence ATGAATATCGCTCAGATACACTGGGGGTTCCCCCCGATAATAGGCGGCGTGGAGACGCACCTTACCATACTGCTTCCGGAATTCGTCAAGAGGGGACACAAGGTAGGATTGCTGACGGGGTCCGTGGAGGGGGAAAAGGAGGAAGACGATTTTAAGGGAGTAGCCGTCTACCGTACGCCGCTCCTTGACCTTAACTGGCTTGTAAAGAGGGGCCTTGAAGGTCTTGAAGAAGAGATTGCAAAGACCTTCAACGACTTCTTCGACAAGGTCGGGCCGGATATCGTGCACGTCCACAACATGCACTACTTCAGCGAGGCGCACGCGAAGATCCTGGAGGAGACTACGTCTCAGAGAGGCATACCGCTCGTCCTCACCGCGCATAACGTGTGGGACGACATCCTGTTCCTCAAGCTCACGAGAGGGATAAAATGGAGCCATATAATAGCCGTCAGCCACTACATCAAGAAAGAGCTCATGGGCGCCGGGTGTGAGGAGCGGAACGTAACGGTCGTGCACCACGGGATCGATACGGAGTTCTTCAGCCCGGACGTAAAGCCCACGAACATCTTGAAGAAGTTCCCCGAGCTGGAGGGCAGAAAGATAGTCTTCCACCCCGCGAGGATGGGAATGGCCAAGGGGTGCGACGTGAGCATAAAGGCGATAAGGATGGTTAAGGAATGGTTCCCGGACGTACTTCTGGTCATGGCGGGGACCAAAAATATTATCGACTGGGCACTTACGCAGGAAAAGGAGGTCGGCTATTTTGTCGACCTGGTAAAGATCTTCGATTTAAAGGAACACGTCTTCATCAACGCCTATTCGCTCCAGGAGATGCCGGAGCTTTACAGCCTCGCCCAAATATGCGTCTATCCTTCGAGCGTGCCGGAGCCTTTCGGGCTGACGATGCTCGAGTCCCTGTCCACCGGGAAACCGATGATAGTAACCCGGACCGGCGGGATGCCCGAGATAATCCAGGAAGATATCAACGGCTACCTGATAGGGATAAAGGACTTCGAGGCGCTGGCCTCGCGGATCGGGTCGCTCTTCACGGACGACAAGACAAGGGAAAGGCTTGGCAACACGGGAAGGCAGACCGTCAGGACCCACTACACCAAGAAAATAATGGCGAAATGTCATCTGGACGTGTATGACCGGATACTTTCGGCGAAGTAG